From a single Calditrichota bacterium genomic region:
- a CDS encoding peptidoglycan DD-metalloendopeptidase family protein: MLILFALTSQSFAQQNSGATNQPRSRLDDIRREIRSYRNRISNEARKEEKILQNLEQLDREIDLIHELIAELKKEERQKLRTVESINEDIDTKQDELTRLQGIYKKRIVTFYKYGRFRDLELLFASRSFNQTLVLFRYLKLIADTDRRNYQNLLKKKQFIESKKEAMKKELIAKRAIINEKTAESKRLAEKVKQRNQLLSKVQQNKKIYLEKLAQYEASAKEVQRLIVLEERKRLQRENQGIVEISNFPSLKGKMIWPTQGFVISHFGRHRHPKWKTITENIGVDIKAEFGEDVRAVASGVVTAITWQRGRGNIVIINHRGGYFSVYTHLSQILVQIDEKVKLGQVIGNVGDTGSLQGPMLHFEIWKSNRALDPEDWLS, encoded by the coding sequence TTGCTGATTTTATTTGCGCTCACTTCTCAAAGTTTTGCCCAGCAAAATAGCGGAGCGACCAATCAGCCACGCAGTCGTCTGGATGATATCCGTCGCGAGATTCGCTCTTACCGCAATCGCATCAGCAATGAGGCGCGCAAGGAGGAGAAAATTCTCCAAAATTTAGAGCAATTGGATCGGGAGATTGATCTGATTCACGAATTGATCGCCGAGCTCAAAAAAGAGGAGCGGCAGAAGTTGCGCACGGTGGAGAGCATCAACGAAGATATTGACACCAAGCAGGACGAACTGACGCGATTGCAGGGAATTTACAAAAAAAGAATTGTCACTTTTTACAAATATGGTCGCTTTCGTGATTTAGAATTGCTGTTTGCGTCGCGGTCGTTCAATCAGACGCTGGTTTTATTCCGTTATCTGAAGTTGATTGCCGATACCGATCGGCGAAATTATCAGAATTTGTTAAAGAAAAAGCAGTTCATCGAATCAAAAAAGGAAGCGATGAAAAAAGAATTAATTGCCAAGCGCGCCATCATTAATGAGAAGACCGCCGAAAGCAAACGTCTGGCGGAAAAAGTGAAACAGAGAAATCAGTTGTTGTCAAAGGTGCAGCAAAATAAGAAAATATATCTGGAAAAATTGGCTCAGTACGAAGCCTCTGCCAAAGAAGTGCAGCGGTTGATTGTTCTGGAAGAAAGAAAAAGGCTGCAGCGCGAGAATCAGGGGATTGTTGAAATTTCGAACTTCCCTTCGTTGAAAGGAAAAATGATCTGGCCCACGCAGGGCTTCGTCATTAGTCATTTCGGCAGACATCGGCATCCGAAATGGAAAACGATTACGGAAAACATCGGCGTTGACATCAAGGCGGAATTTGGCGAGGATGTGCGTGCTGTCGCCAGCGGCGTGGTCACGGCAATCACCTGGCAGCGCGGGCGCGGAAACATCGTCATCATCAATCACCGAGGCGGATATTTCTCTGTTTACACTCATCTGTCGCAAATTCTGGTGCAAATAGACGAGAAAGTGAAATTGGGACAGGTAATCGGCAACGTCGGCGATACCGGCTCGTTGCAGGGGCCCATGCTTCATTTTGAAATCTGGAAGAGCAATCGCGCGCTCGATCCGGAAGATTGGCTGAGCTAA
- a CDS encoding cyclic nucleotide-binding domain-containing protein has protein sequence MNEKKNSYWENIFEKNGKLQVKHAIILKQVPMFNDLKKGELREFQRIIHQRKYKNGEVIFYEGEPGLGMYIIETGAIKIFKDFDNRRREELATLHVGDFVGEMALLDESPRSATAVADGETRLIGLFRPDFFDLIERKPRLGNKILLRLAQMIAERLRLNNEELQLLKQKVDKSEIIK, from the coding sequence ATGAATGAAAAAAAGAACAGCTATTGGGAAAATATTTTTGAAAAAAATGGCAAACTGCAAGTGAAACACGCCATCATTTTGAAACAAGTCCCCATGTTCAACGATCTGAAAAAAGGTGAGCTGAGGGAATTTCAGCGCATTATCCATCAGAGAAAATACAAAAATGGGGAAGTCATTTTTTACGAAGGCGAACCAGGTCTCGGCATGTACATCATCGAAACCGGCGCCATTAAAATTTTCAAAGATTTCGACAACCGCAGACGAGAGGAATTAGCCACGCTGCACGTTGGCGATTTTGTCGGCGAAATGGCTCTTTTGGACGAATCGCCTCGTTCGGCGACCGCTGTGGCTGACGGCGAAACCCGGCTCATCGGACTTTTCCGTCCGGATTTTTTCGATCTGATCGAGCGCAAGCCGCGACTCGGAAATAAAATTCTCCTGCGCCTGGCGCAAATGATTGCCGAGAGACTGCGGCTGAACAACGAAGAACTTCAACTATTGAAACAAAAAGTGGACAAATCAGAGATAATTAAATGA
- a CDS encoding AI-2E family transporter, which produces MTPYDNFNAPAEKSNSKQLVIIFDSSWMVKIFKFLAILLLLFLTIKLIPYIQSLFVSLGISFIIAFLLNPLVDRMESRGLNRGAAVLIIFAIFISIIVVLARLFIPAFAQEIGSITQFIQNENPDSIVEKLQIILSDRIPALQKPEIAHSVSLKLHMLIQVLLQKSATLALSLASSFILIITIPFITFFMLKDGRKFKKWIIQMIPNRYFEMSLNLMHKSGEKLGGYIRGQLMVSTVIGTLSVIAMFILHIPYFFIIGVVAGLANMIPYFGPWVGALPGVIVAFMDTGSLGTVLAVIIAFAIVQLLDNVLVSPLIVSRSVQIHPLLVILVLLVGSALAGIVGMLIAVPVFAVIQVIVKEVFWAFKNYRLT; this is translated from the coding sequence ATGACGCCTTACGACAATTTTAATGCCCCCGCTGAAAAAAGCAATTCCAAACAATTGGTCATCATTTTCGACAGTTCCTGGATGGTCAAAATTTTCAAATTTCTTGCAATTTTGCTGCTGCTATTTTTGACCATTAAACTCATTCCCTATATCCAATCGTTGTTTGTGAGTCTGGGAATTTCGTTCATTATTGCTTTTCTTTTGAATCCCCTTGTGGATCGCATGGAAAGTCGCGGTTTGAACCGGGGCGCTGCCGTGCTCATCATTTTTGCCATTTTCATTTCCATCATCGTCGTTTTAGCCCGACTTTTCATTCCGGCGTTTGCCCAGGAAATCGGCTCCATCACTCAATTCATCCAAAACGAAAATCCGGATTCCATCGTCGAAAAATTGCAAATTATTTTATCCGACCGAATCCCGGCGCTGCAAAAACCGGAAATCGCCCATTCTGTGAGCTTAAAATTGCACATGCTCATTCAAGTGCTGTTGCAAAAAAGCGCCACGCTGGCGCTCTCTCTCGCTTCGTCGTTCATTTTGATCATCACAATTCCGTTCATCACATTTTTCATGCTCAAAGACGGCAGAAAATTCAAAAAATGGATCATTCAGATGATTCCCAATCGCTATTTTGAAATGTCTTTGAACTTAATGCACAAATCAGGCGAAAAATTGGGCGGCTACATTCGCGGGCAATTAATGGTGTCCACTGTAATCGGCACGCTCTCTGTCATCGCTATGTTCATTTTACACATTCCCTATTTTTTCATCATCGGCGTCGTGGCGGGTTTGGCAAACATGATTCCCTATTTTGGTCCCTGGGTAGGCGCCTTGCCCGGTGTGATCGTCGCTTTCATGGACACTGGTTCCCTGGGAACAGTTCTGGCAGTAATTATCGCCTTTGCCATTGTTCAGTTGCTGGACAATGTGCTCGTGTCGCCGCTCATCGTTTCCCGCAGTGTGCAAATTCATCCGCTGCTGGTGATTTTGGTTCTGCTCGTTGGAAGCGCCCTGGCAGGAATCGTGGGCATGTTGATCGCGGTGCCTGTTTTTGCAGTGATTCAGGTAATCGTGAAAGAAGTGTTCTGGGCGTTCAAAAATTATCGATTGACCTGA
- a CDS encoding glycine--tRNA ligase translates to MAKKSNDLMDKIVSLCKRRGYIFQSSEIYGGINSCYDYGPLGIELKKNIKEMWWKSMVQFRTDVVGLDAAILMHPNVWKASGHVDGFTDPLVDCKSCKRRFRADQLENTEVCPECGGELTDVRQFNLMFKTQMGPVEDQGSVVYLRPETAQGIYVNFLNVQKASRKKIPFGIAQIGKAFRNEITPGNFTFRTREFEQMEMQFFIKPGTDKEWFDYWKEERMSWYKKLGVTSSKLKFHQHAPDELAHYAREAYDIEYEFPFGVMELEGIHNRTDFDLSRHKEFSGKDMSYFDDETREHYIPYIIETSAGVDRTLLTTLIDAYEEEQLEKDTRTVLHLDPKIAPIKAAIFPLVKRDGMPELAMKIYDMLRPYYMVMYDQGGAVGRRYRRQDEIGTPFGITVDAQSLEDQTVTIRDRDTMQQQRVAIDKIKDFLDEKILFTG, encoded by the coding sequence ATGGCGAAGAAAAGCAATGATTTGATGGACAAAATTGTATCGTTGTGCAAGCGGCGAGGTTACATTTTTCAATCCAGCGAAATTTATGGCGGAATTAATAGCTGTTATGATTACGGCCCACTGGGAATTGAGTTGAAGAAAAACATCAAAGAGATGTGGTGGAAGAGCATGGTGCAGTTTCGCACCGATGTCGTGGGGTTGGACGCGGCAATTTTAATGCATCCCAATGTGTGGAAAGCGTCGGGACATGTGGACGGTTTCACCGATCCGTTGGTGGATTGCAAATCCTGCAAACGCCGTTTTCGCGCCGATCAGTTGGAAAACACTGAAGTATGCCCGGAATGCGGCGGCGAGCTGACTGATGTGCGACAATTTAATTTGATGTTCAAGACGCAGATGGGGCCGGTAGAAGATCAGGGCTCTGTAGTGTATTTGCGCCCTGAAACTGCGCAAGGAATTTACGTGAATTTTCTCAATGTGCAAAAAGCATCGAGGAAAAAAATTCCTTTCGGCATTGCCCAAATCGGCAAAGCGTTCAGAAACGAAATCACGCCGGGGAATTTCACTTTTCGCACGCGCGAGTTTGAGCAAATGGAAATGCAATTTTTCATCAAACCGGGCACGGACAAGGAATGGTTCGATTACTGGAAAGAAGAACGCATGAGTTGGTACAAAAAGCTCGGCGTTACATCCTCCAAACTCAAATTTCATCAGCACGCACCTGATGAGTTGGCGCATTATGCCAGAGAAGCGTATGACATTGAATATGAATTTCCATTTGGAGTAATGGAATTGGAAGGAATTCACAATAGAACTGATTTTGATTTGTCTCGTCACAAAGAATTTTCCGGCAAAGACATGTCTTATTTTGATGATGAGACCCGGGAACATTACATTCCGTACATCATCGAAACTTCTGCCGGCGTGGACAGAACTTTGCTCACGACTTTGATTGACGCTTACGAAGAAGAGCAATTGGAAAAAGATACGCGCACGGTACTGCATTTGGATCCAAAAATTGCTCCCATCAAAGCTGCCATTTTCCCGCTGGTGAAACGCGATGGTATGCCGGAACTGGCGATGAAAATTTACGATATGCTGCGGCCTTATTACATGGTGATGTATGATCAAGGCGGTGCAGTAGGCAGACGCTACCGTCGGCAGGATGAAATTGGTACACCTTTCGGCATTACCGTAGATGCGCAGTCTCTGGAAGACCAGACCGTCACTATCCGCGACAGGGATACCATGCAGCAGCAGCGCGTGGCTATTGATAAAATTAAAGATTTTCTGGATGAGAAAATTTTATTTACCGGATAG
- the rsmA gene encoding ribosomal RNA small subunit methyltransferase A, with translation MKNKNEKRPLLRPKKSLGQNFLIDENIARKIVAALEIEASDAVLEIGPGRGVLTKYLIEAAEKVLAVEIDRGLAGQLQERFSSAGNFRLLNEDVLKLDLPAALDSERQWKVIGNVPYHITSQIFFKLFEHREKFSSAVFMIQREVADRIAAAPNCKDYGILAVFCQFYAEVEKLFHVSRNVFVPKPDVTSAVLRLKMRRNLPLASDELKIFTELVKRGFGQRRKMLRNSLKDAVDFPADWDQIDFNFEKRPEQLRVGEFVALAQQIAQKQIRS, from the coding sequence TTGAAAAATAAAAACGAAAAACGCCCTTTGCTCCGGCCTAAAAAGAGTCTGGGGCAAAATTTTTTAATTGATGAAAACATCGCGCGCAAAATCGTCGCGGCGCTGGAAATCGAGGCTTCTGATGCTGTCTTGGAAATAGGCCCGGGCCGGGGCGTTTTGACCAAATATTTGATTGAAGCGGCGGAAAAAGTTTTAGCCGTAGAAATCGATCGTGGGCTTGCTGGGCAATTGCAGGAAAGATTTAGCAGCGCGGGAAATTTCCGTCTGCTCAACGAAGATGTGTTGAAATTGGATTTGCCGGCGGCTCTGGATTCCGAGCGGCAATGGAAAGTCATCGGGAATGTGCCGTATCACATCACCAGTCAGATTTTTTTTAAACTATTTGAGCATCGGGAAAAATTCAGCAGCGCGGTTTTCATGATTCAGCGGGAAGTCGCGGATCGGATTGCCGCTGCGCCCAATTGCAAGGATTACGGCATTCTGGCGGTTTTCTGTCAGTTTTACGCAGAAGTGGAAAAACTATTTCACGTGTCGCGAAATGTTTTTGTGCCTAAACCTGACGTCACTTCCGCTGTGCTTCGTCTGAAAATGCGGCGGAATTTGCCTCTGGCGAGTGATGAGCTCAAAATTTTTACTGAATTAGTCAAACGCGGATTTGGCCAGCGCCGGAAGATGCTGCGCAATTCATTGAAGGACGCTGTCGATTTCCCCGCTGATTGGGACCAAATCGATTTTAATTTTGAAAAGAGACCTGAACAGCTCCGAGTCGGGGAATTTGTTGCATTGGCTCAACAGATTGCACAGAAGCAAATCAGGAGTTAG
- the metG gene encoding methionine--tRNA ligase — protein sequence MRKEAVLGSKQRILVTSALPYANGPIHLGHLAGAYLPADIFVRYHRLKGSDVIYICGSDEHGVPIMLRARTEGVSPQDIVDRYHELNKKSFADFGMSFDYYGRTSSPVHHRTSQDFFRRLNEKNVFIVKREKQLYDPEAKIFLADRFVRGTCPKCGYEDAYGDQCEKCGSSLSPADLIDPRSAITNTAPVLKETAHWYLPLARFQKKLEKWIDEHQDWKPNVLGQIKSWFADGLKDRAVTRDLPWGVSIPEDIAREHGIDASGKALYVWFDAPIGYISATKEWAEKKGDADLWKAYWQDQSTRLIHFIGKDNIVFHCIIFPAMLMAHGDYVLPESVPANEFLNLEGNKLSTSRNYAVWLNDYLQKFEPDSLRYVLAGNLPETRDADFSWKDFQARHNNELADILGNFVNRTVTFAHKYLSGRVPKLGELDELDRQLVEKIKTYPARLGKLIEKYQFKNYIREFMDLARFANKYFNDKEPWKTRKENPEACATTINLCLQTAKTLSIVAEPVLPFTARRIWKMLNVEDSLTWDDAARLTLEDGAEIEPAEILFTKVEDDAIQQEIERLQQAGTPRGQKAEEKKEPEMERINFDTFKQVDLRVATILEAQKVEKADKLMQLQIDLGEEKRQIVAGIAKYYSPEELVGKKIIVVANLEPAKIRGVESNGMLLAATDGEGNLSLLTVDSEIPNGSKIS from the coding sequence ATGAGAAAGGAAGCTGTTTTGGGTTCAAAGCAACGAATATTAGTGACAAGCGCTCTGCCTTATGCAAATGGGCCTATTCATCTGGGCCATCTGGCTGGCGCCTATCTGCCGGCGGATATTTTTGTGCGTTATCATCGCTTGAAAGGATCGGATGTCATTTACATTTGCGGCTCTGACGAACACGGCGTGCCGATCATGCTGCGTGCCCGGACTGAAGGCGTCTCGCCGCAGGATATTGTGGATCGTTACCATGAATTGAATAAAAAGAGTTTCGCCGATTTCGGCATGAGTTTTGACTATTACGGCAGGACATCTTCGCCGGTGCACCATCGGACAAGTCAGGATTTTTTCCGGCGGCTGAATGAGAAAAATGTTTTCATCGTGAAGAGAGAGAAACAGTTGTACGATCCGGAAGCGAAAATTTTTCTGGCGGATCGATTCGTGCGCGGCACCTGTCCCAAATGCGGCTACGAGGATGCTTACGGTGATCAGTGCGAAAAATGCGGTTCTTCGCTCAGCCCGGCGGATTTGATCGATCCGCGCAGTGCCATTACAAATACGGCGCCGGTGCTGAAAGAGACTGCGCACTGGTATTTGCCGTTGGCGCGATTTCAGAAAAAATTGGAAAAATGGATTGACGAACACCAGGATTGGAAACCCAATGTGCTGGGACAGATCAAAAGCTGGTTCGCCGACGGACTGAAAGACCGCGCCGTGACGCGGGATTTGCCCTGGGGCGTGAGCATTCCCGAAGATATTGCCCGCGAGCACGGCATTGACGCCTCGGGAAAAGCGCTGTACGTCTGGTTTGACGCGCCCATTGGTTACATTTCCGCGACCAAAGAGTGGGCTGAGAAAAAAGGCGATGCTGATTTGTGGAAAGCGTACTGGCAGGATCAGTCCACACGGCTGATTCATTTTATCGGCAAGGACAACATTGTTTTTCATTGCATCATTTTCCCGGCGATGCTGATGGCTCACGGCGATTACGTTTTGCCGGAAAGCGTGCCGGCGAATGAATTTCTCAATTTGGAAGGCAATAAATTGTCCACCAGTCGGAATTACGCAGTGTGGCTGAATGATTATTTGCAAAAATTCGAGCCCGATTCGCTGCGCTACGTTTTAGCCGGAAATTTACCGGAGACCCGCGACGCCGATTTTTCCTGGAAAGATTTTCAGGCGCGCCACAACAATGAGCTGGCGGATATTCTGGGTAATTTTGTCAACCGCACCGTCACCTTTGCGCACAAATATTTATCGGGCAGAGTCCCCAAGTTGGGCGAGTTGGACGAATTGGATCGCCAGCTTGTGGAGAAAATCAAAACTTACCCGGCGCGGCTCGGCAAATTGATTGAAAAATATCAGTTCAAGAATTATATTCGCGAGTTCATGGACCTGGCGCGATTTGCCAATAAATATTTCAATGACAAAGAGCCGTGGAAAACGCGGAAAGAAAATCCTGAAGCGTGCGCCACGACAATCAACCTTTGCCTGCAGACGGCAAAAACGCTGTCCATTGTCGCGGAGCCGGTTTTGCCGTTCACTGCGCGGCGTATCTGGAAAATGCTGAATGTGGAAGATTCCCTAACCTGGGACGATGCTGCTCGGCTGACGTTAGAAGACGGCGCTGAAATTGAACCGGCTGAAATTCTGTTCACGAAAGTCGAAGATGACGCGATTCAGCAAGAAATCGAGCGGCTGCAGCAAGCAGGAACGCCGCGCGGACAAAAAGCTGAAGAAAAAAAGGAACCGGAAATGGAAAGAATTAATTTTGATACTTTCAAGCAAGTGGATTTGCGGGTGGCGACAATTCTGGAAGCGCAAAAGGTAGAAAAAGCTGACAAATTGATGCAATTGCAGATTGATCTGGGCGAGGAAAAGCGGCAGATTGTCGCCGGAATTGCCAAATATTATTCGCCGGAAGAATTGGTCGGCAAAAAAATCATTGTCGTCGCCAATCTGGAACCGGCGAAAATCCGCGGCGTGGAGTCCAACGGCATGTTGCTGGCGGCTACTGATGGCGAAGGAAATTTGTCGCTGCTGACAGTGGATAGCGAGATTCCCAATGGCTCAAAAATTAGCTAA
- the mgtE gene encoding magnesium transporter gives MDVNDIREIVEDLNYLISQKDNSMIRNILVGLHPADVAEIIHYLSHDDKHYIFSLLDADFASEVISELDDVSLDKILDDLDENRITEIVDEMDSDDATDLVAELPKDVAHKVLQRIDKEDSEEVLELIRHEEDTAGGIMAKEYIAVNQNLTVARVIQQIRSQAEEVEDLYNIWVVDENNKLAGTVTLKDLILADSETVISEIMDTDVISVTPDVDQEEVARITQKYDLVSLPVVDNEGHLVGRITFDDVADVAEEEASEDFQRMAGIADEEEFRETSILKISRARLPWLMVAFGGEMVSAFTLSRFEASLSQIIAAAFFIPIIMAMGGNAGIQSSTIMVRGMATGEIDLFEIRRRLVREIFVAMLNGLLCGLFLFAVVAVFLKQPTFGLLLGTVLFVVIMSATFIGAFIPVLLKKANVDPAISTGPFITTWNDVVGLLIYLGLITIFLPYLL, from the coding sequence ATGGACGTAAACGACATTCGCGAAATCGTCGAAGATCTCAATTATTTGATTTCCCAAAAAGACAATTCAATGATTCGCAATATTCTCGTGGGATTGCATCCGGCCGATGTCGCAGAAATTATTCATTATTTGAGTCACGACGATAAACATTACATTTTCAGCCTGTTAGACGCTGATTTCGCTTCGGAAGTCATCAGCGAATTGGACGATGTCTCGCTGGACAAAATTCTCGACGATCTCGACGAAAATCGCATCACGGAAATCGTCGATGAGATGGACTCCGATGACGCCACTGATCTTGTCGCTGAATTGCCGAAAGATGTGGCGCATAAAGTGTTGCAGCGCATCGACAAGGAGGACTCCGAAGAAGTTTTAGAATTGATCCGTCACGAGGAGGACACCGCCGGCGGCATCATGGCGAAAGAGTACATCGCCGTGAATCAGAATTTGACAGTGGCGCGGGTGATTCAGCAAATTCGTTCGCAGGCGGAAGAAGTGGAAGATTTGTACAACATCTGGGTCGTGGATGAAAATAATAAATTAGCGGGCACGGTCACGCTCAAAGATTTGATTTTGGCGGATTCGGAGACGGTGATTTCGGAAATTATGGATACGGACGTGATTTCCGTGACGCCAGATGTGGATCAGGAAGAAGTCGCTCGCATTACGCAAAAGTACGATTTGGTGTCGCTGCCTGTCGTGGACAACGAGGGGCATCTCGTCGGACGAATTACTTTTGACGACGTCGCCGATGTTGCGGAAGAAGAGGCGTCCGAGGACTTCCAGCGCATGGCGGGTATTGCGGATGAGGAAGAATTTCGAGAAACTTCGATTTTGAAGATTTCCCGCGCCCGACTGCCCTGGCTCATGGTCGCTTTTGGCGGAGAGATGGTGTCTGCTTTTACGCTGAGCCGATTCGAGGCGTCGCTGAGTCAGATTATCGCCGCGGCTTTTTTCATTCCCATCATCATGGCAATGGGCGGAAACGCGGGAATTCAGTCCTCCACGATCATGGTGCGCGGAATGGCGACCGGCGAGATCGATCTGTTTGAAATCCGGCGCCGGTTGGTCAGAGAAATTTTTGTCGCCATGCTTAACGGTTTGCTGTGCGGTCTATTTTTGTTCGCCGTTGTCGCTGTTTTTCTGAAACAGCCAACATTTGGGTTGCTTCTGGGAACAGTGTTGTTCGTAGTTATTATGAGCGCTACTTTCATTGGCGCTTTCATCCCTGTTTTATTGAAAAAAGCCAACGTCGATCCCGCAATTTCAACGGGGCCGTTTATCACCACCTGGAACGACGTCGTGGGGTTACTGATTTATCTGGGATTGATCACTATCTTTTTGCCTTATTTGCTGTAA
- the recO gene encoding DNA repair protein RecO, whose amino-acid sequence MSLQKTEAIILKTQKQGETSKILTLFTKSKGILKVIAKGSRGPKSRYFGTLEPLNHIAIVYYFKETRDLQLLSQADIVGSFIELREKLEKYAIAVFCCELVQRTQLEQPNAALFRDLLALLRALNGATGRLMNFLFWFVLRFLDISGFKPELNQCQVCGTTRKQGVLRFSILRGGFSCDKCQAPDPMSISVNGEILDFLLNIQLGQIQQIASYACPSVEESETLLLSFLQYHIEETQYVKSLKFLKNIQNHRF is encoded by the coding sequence ATGTCGCTTCAAAAAACAGAAGCCATCATTTTAAAGACGCAGAAGCAGGGCGAGACGAGCAAAATTTTGACTCTTTTCACAAAATCGAAGGGCATTTTGAAAGTTATTGCCAAAGGCTCGCGCGGGCCAAAAAGTCGCTATTTTGGAACTCTGGAGCCGCTCAATCATATTGCAATTGTTTATTATTTCAAAGAGACGCGCGATCTACAGCTTTTGAGTCAGGCGGACATCGTCGGTTCTTTCATTGAACTGCGCGAAAAATTGGAAAAATATGCCATTGCGGTATTTTGCTGCGAACTTGTTCAGCGGACGCAACTGGAGCAGCCCAATGCGGCGCTTTTCAGAGATTTGCTCGCGCTGCTGCGAGCGCTGAATGGCGCGACAGGTCGATTGATGAACTTTCTTTTCTGGTTCGTTTTGCGATTTTTGGACATTAGCGGTTTCAAACCGGAACTGAATCAGTGCCAGGTCTGCGGCACGACGCGCAAACAGGGTGTACTTAGATTTTCCATTTTACGCGGCGGGTTTTCCTGCGACAAATGCCAGGCCCCTGATCCGATGTCCATTTCCGTTAATGGCGAGATTTTGGATTTTCTGCTCAATATTCAACTGGGACAAATTCAGCAAATCGCCTCTTACGCCTGCCCTTCGGTCGAGGAGAGCGAAACACTGCTGTTGTCATTTTTACAATACCACATTGAGGAAACGCAATATGTGAAATCACTTAAGTTCCTGAAAAATATACAAAATCATCGGTTTTAA
- a CDS encoding TatD family hydrolase, whose protein sequence is MAQKLANFPVVDTHAHLFFDRFDADRAEVIENASRSGVAAIINVGIDVATSRAVTEMAHAHERLFAAVGLHPNDANQAAPDYSDQLAELALNKKVVAIGEIGLDYYWDRCPKNIQRIEFRSQLDLAQRLNLPVIIHNRDAWADTLAILESDYKNKISGVFHCFTGTKDELKRVLDLGFFVSFTGVVTFKNSSALALASKYAPLERLLLETDSPFMAPVPFRGKRCEPAFVVPIAEKIAEARKMDFQELAQATNKNVKKLFGIAGFAL, encoded by the coding sequence ATGGCTCAAAAATTAGCTAATTTTCCGGTCGTGGACACGCACGCCCATCTGTTCTTTGACCGGTTCGATGCCGATAGGGCAGAGGTAATCGAAAACGCCTCTCGTTCGGGAGTAGCTGCCATCATCAACGTGGGCATTGACGTGGCGACCAGTCGCGCTGTGACGGAAATGGCGCACGCGCATGAGAGGCTTTTTGCAGCAGTTGGTTTGCATCCCAATGACGCCAATCAGGCGGCGCCGGATTATTCCGATCAATTGGCAGAACTCGCGCTGAACAAAAAAGTTGTGGCCATCGGCGAGATCGGTCTGGACTATTATTGGGATCGCTGCCCGAAAAATATTCAGCGCATCGAATTCCGCAGCCAGCTCGATTTGGCGCAGCGTCTGAATTTGCCGGTGATTATTCACAATCGCGACGCCTGGGCTGACACGCTGGCGATTCTGGAAAGCGATTACAAAAATAAAATTTCCGGTGTGTTTCACTGTTTCACCGGGACAAAAGATGAACTGAAACGCGTTCTCGATCTGGGTTTTTTCGTCTCTTTCACTGGCGTGGTGACGTTCAAAAATTCGTCGGCGTTAGCGCTGGCGTCAAAATACGCGCCGCTGGAGCGGCTGCTTTTGGAGACTGATTCGCCGTTCATGGCGCCGGTTCCCTTTCGCGGTAAGCGCTGTGAACCGGCTTTTGTGGTGCCAATTGCTGAAAAAATCGCCGAAGCGAGAAAGATGGATTTTCAAGAATTGGCACAGGCGACGAATAAAAATGTGAAAAAATTGTTTGGAATTGCAGGTTTCGCGTTGTGA